In Argiope bruennichi chromosome X1, qqArgBrue1.1, whole genome shotgun sequence, the genomic stretch ctaaataatttgtaattgatttcagaaaactttggaaaatattctacagaaaagatatctttttacctaatcttaaaatattatctgatcaacaaaaacaatatttgttatttagatGGCTTTTTATCAGAAAcctttcttgttttaaaaactataacaataaagtacaattttaataaaactttagcaaataaaagtatttaatatttgccTTAGTAAGCAataatttagagataaataaacacaaacataataaacattcatacaaaaatctgccaTAATCTTTGGTATACAGTTGTATAATGTCAGGGGTGGAGACAGGGGTGATGGTTCTAGTTGGAAGAATCAACATTAGAGTAGTAAAATGAGCAAATTTTCGGTATTGCTATTTGgatttggtaaaataaataaataataataataatttgatacagcattaatataatgataaaaggTAAATAGAACTCAATTTCTAAATATCTATGAATATGTTGTTTTTTGTAAAATGAGATCTCGGTTATGATATAAATTACTTCATAACATGAGGGTATTATTCACTACAATGTTATCCATAGTACAACATTCAAGCATTTTCAGATAACATATTGCTTccctaaaaaaacatttatgttttttacATGAGAAAACAGTATTTATagcaaaatgcaattttatattaataaatcctTATATTCACGTATcgtatttacatcaaattatcACTACTGAcactcaaaaattgaaattaaatcattaaaaagcaTAACCTGATATAAAAATCAAACCTAATAAACACTTGAAGGGGTTAAACACACACTTAAAAAAATACCAGGAAATCCATCTCAAATTTAGATAAGTATctaatataatcattattattaatgtaatttttcttttttgttgttgagaAAAATCtctatgtttaataataaatttatgaagtaGTACAATGGCTGAAATATGCAAGAACTTAAAATATAAggcaaagcaataaaaaaaaatatcatatggaATCAATGTAAATCAGacataaaggaaacaaaaaattcttaattaatggCATCTcagaaaatcaagaaatataatattgtattggTATAGAATTGAAAAGTAGATTGAActcaactttaaaaaatctaagaatGTGTTTTGTAGTTAACTTTATtacattcaaaatgttaattcagAAAGTTAATACAATTTGAATTACTACAATGGACAAACAGATAAATTATCAATTcatatttatacagaaattaaaatacaacaaatattagaaaaagaaaattagaaacgCATCAATGTAAGCAAGAAATCTTAAATGATAATTGTTGAATGAAGCTTTCTAATCATTTATTGCCTGAAAaagtagcaatatatatataattaaacaaataaatataaaataataaacaaattcataattaattaccTTCTCTCTGAACAAGTAGCAGGATTTAAAAATGGTGTCAGACTGTATGTTCTGCATCCATAGCCATTATCTATAATTAGATGGTATTTTGGAGGAATGATTCCAGATTCAAATTTTGTTCTCAGAAGAGAGTGATAAAAAATTGTGCTGTCATGAGTGCTTCCAGGCCAGCGAGCAACTATATTCCTGATGTACAGATCACCATTACTCACCGTTTGaacattaattgaaaagaaaCCCTTCCTATTGCAAAATAATTCAGCCTGATTGTCACCAGGACTGACAACTGGTATATGTGTACAATAAATG encodes the following:
- the LOC129958665 gene encoding putative nuclease HARBI1, which codes for MIAEMRSRFIYLPKNESERREISQRFYDISGFPCVYGAIYCTHIPVVSPGDNQAELFCNRKGFFSINVQTVSNGDLYIRNIVARWPGSTHDSTIFYHSLLRTKFESGIIPPKYHLIIDNGYGCRTYSLTPFLNPATCSERR